The sequence GGTGACGATGGCGGCGACGGCGCGCTGGATCGCATGGTCGGTCGCGTCGATATCTTCGAAGACGATCGCCCCTTCGGGGTGCGCGGCGACCCATGTTGTCAAGATCCCTTTGGGCCCCAGCAGCCGGTCAAGATCATCCGAAAAGGCAAACTCTCCCATATGCAGATGTAGACGCTCGCGATTGAGCAGCGCCAGGGTCTGCAGCATCAGCAGTTTTTTCCCCGACGCGGGCGGACCGGCGATGACGAGGAGGTCGGCCACACCGCCGAAATGGCGGCAGCTTCCAAGCCGCTGCAGCCAGCTGCGCAGCAGCGACGCCGCTTTTTCCTGGCCGATCGGTGCGGGAAAGGTATCGGGTGTCGTATTCATACGACTATTATAAGCGGATTTACCATTTAAGTGCAATGGTGTCTTGTAGGGGTTGCACCTGGAAGGACGTTTAGGTGCTTTGATACCTCCCGCAATTTGGGAGGTTTTAGAGGAAGAAATATGTTCTTCTTTGAGCAGACGCTGAAGACGTTAACTCCCTGCGGGACGAGCACCGAAAAGGTCGGAGTAAAATTGATCCGCACAGCGTTTGAACAGTGCTTCTGAATAGTTTTTAAGACCAATGGCGTTATTTTCGAACAGGCTGTCGTAATCAGGGGCGTCATCCGTATATTCGGGATCGAACTCACAATAACTTTCTCCGATGATTCGGTTTGCTCGGACATCATAGACTTTTAACTGCGCTTCATACATCACTTTGTAGCTTCCCCAATGCGTACGGTAATAGTTGACGCTCCATACTTTGTCTCTTATGTCAATGACATAATCGACGTCTTTATAACTTTCAGGTACCGAGTCGATAGGATCGGTAAAAATGATAGAGGGGTGAGTAGTCCATACCATTTGATTTTCGTTACTGAGCATTTTTGCCAAGTCGGTACTGACAAAATGCGAGGGGGTGGAGGGGAGCTCATTCTCGTGCACGGCAGTATCTGAAGCTGCATATAGCACACCACCTATAAGACCTGTGAAGCCGAAGAACAACGCTTTGCCGGGTGTCATGACAAAAGGTTCCAGTGGAGCATCATAATGAATAATGTCGAAATGTTTACCTTTTAAAGAGGCGTGTTGATCCTCTGGTAGCGGCTGGACGCTTTTATTGGCACAGCCAGCGAGCAATATCATGAACACAACGGCTGAAGTGAGAAACTTCATTGGCCTATCTCCTTTTATATGGTGTTCGCCGTGTCTGAAGCGGCTGGAAAAAGTATAGTAACACTTTTTGTTTTTAATTAACTGAAATATTTATAACTTCAGAAAAAATTGACGGAAAAGTCTTTAAGCGTTGGGTACTTTGTTTACTCCAGGAGAGAATAGCGAAGGGAAGAAGGATAGTTAACGGGCGGTTTCAAGTGCAACGACGGCGATGGCGAAGCCGCCGTCGTGGGTGATGGAGAGGGAGGCGTCGGTGATGCCGAAGCGTGCGCGGACGGTTTCGGAGAGGGCGAGCCGGGGAGCGCCGCGATCGGTTTTGCTGAGGATGATATCGTGGAACCCGCACTCGCTTCCGATGCCGCAGCCCAGCGCTTTGGCACAGGCCTCCTTGGCGGCCCAGAAACCTGCGGCGGTGTGGGGCTTGCCTACGAGGGCGATCTCATCGGGAGAGAGAAAGCGCTGCAGTGCCCGTTCGCCATGCCGCGCGATCAGCCCTTCGATCCGCTCGATTTTGACGAGGTCGATGCCGATCATAACTGTTCGTAGTCGGCGATCTGTTGCTGTTCGGCGAGGTCGCTCAGCGGTACAAAACGCTTCTGTTCGGGGTCATAATAGCTGATATGCCCCGTCTCGATGTCGTAGTACCAGCCGTGAATGAAGAGTTTCTCCTCTTTGACCAGTTTGTTGACATAGGGGTAGGTGAGGAGGTTCTCGATCTGGGAGAGGATGGAGAACTGTTCGGTGAGACGCAGCAGCGCTTCGCGGTCCCCGTCCATCCCCAGGACGGCAACCGCATTCTCTTTGGCCTTCATCCCCAGGGAGAGCCATTTGCGCGTATGGATGAGCCCGGGGTCGCTGATCTCCTCAAAGAGCGCCTGGCAGGCACCGCAGTGGGTATGGCCGCAGATGATGATCTCGGAGACCTTGAGGACGCTGACGGCATATTCGATGGCCGTGGCGGTGGCGTGGAAATCTTCGTCGGGCTTGTAGACGGGCACGAAGTTGCCGACGTTGCGCATGACAAAGAGGTCGCCCGGCTTGCTCTGGATCATCAGGTCGGGGATAACGCGTGAATCGGAACAGCCGATAAAGAGGGCCTTGGGGCTCTGCCCCTCTTTGGCGAGGCGGAGCAGTTCGGCCTCATGCTCTTTGAAGTAGACCTTTTGAAAGAGTTCGTTGCCTTCGGCGTATGTCTGCATGGGAGGTGATCAGAGTTTGCAGCGCTCGATGTTGAGCATCTTCATCAGCTTTTCGAAGACGGCACCTGCTTCGCGGTCGTAGTCGTCGTGGTATTCGATGACGATGAGCTTGCGCCCGTTGGCGCTTTCGGTCAGGTAGACGCTGCGGTCCAGTTTATGCTCTTCGTGGATCTGCGCCAGGGCGGCATTGATCTGTTTATACTGATCCTCGGTGTCGTAAGCCAGTGTGATTTTGGTGTAACGCTCTTCGCCTTTGTAATCCGCATCAATGCATGGTGCTGCCATAGGAATCCTCTACCGTTTATCTTTGGGTTGATTATACTGAAACTCTTTTGAAGGAAGCAAATCCCGGGGGCGTTTGCGCGCCGGGGTGCTTAACGTGCTTCGATTCTGACCTCCAGATGGGCTGCGGCGGTATCGGCGATGAGTTTTTCCATGTCGGGACGGCGGTCCGGGGAGGGCGGCAGGGCCGTCAGCTGTCCCATCAGCAGGCTGAAAAGCTGGATGGCGCTCAGTCCACTGCGGTTGATGACGCTGATCTCCAGGGTGTCGGCCCGGCCGCGCAACAGGGCAGAGAAGGCCGATTCCGCTTCGGTGATCCAGCGGGTCAGTGTGGGGCTGTAGGCGAATTTTTCGCGTTTTCTGTCGAACGTACGCCGCAGCAGGATGTCATATTGGCCGATGTAGGCGGCGAAACGCTTGTCCGTTTTCAGCAGCTCGCGGTAGGCTTTGCCGTCGGTGCTGCTCTGTGCGTGGAGGGAGTTGAAAAGCAGGTCGGGCAAGCCGGGGGGCTGAGGGGTGCGGGCCGGGGTAAAGAGTGCCGAGGCGTTGCGGAGGGTGAGGTGCAGCGCCATGGTATCGCTGTTGCCCCGTTCGTTACCGTTTCGGGATCGGAAACGGGTATCGATGGTGTCGTTGCCTTCAAAGCTGTTCGTGAGTGCAAAGCTGCCGGAGAAGGGAGAAGCCATTTCGGCGGCATAGAGGGTGTGGAGTCTGCTGCCGACATAATCGGCCCGTTCGGTGTCATTCGTGTCGAACCACGCCTCAAGCAGGTTGGGGGTCGCCGCGAAGGCGCTGTCCGACGCGTTCGTCTCGAGGGTAGCCCCGCGGTAATCGAGTATGACGCTGCCGATGACGCGTTCGGCAAAAGCGGCCCCATCCGCCGTGCGCTTCATCCTGTTGGCAAAATGGAGCGCGTCGATATGCAGGTGGGTAGAAGGCGCCTGGCGGTAGTGGTCGAAGCCTGTGATGTCGAGCGCTTCAAGGTTGCCGACGATGGCCCGTTCCAGGGCATCCACCCCCGGGGTTGGCGGCGGGGGAATCTCAGGCCCTTTGGCGGCGAGATACTGCCGCCGGAGACGTTCGACCTCCTCGAGTTCTTTGGTTGTCGCCTCGAACGTCTCTTTTTGCAGCAGCACTTCCAGCGCCCGGTTGAAGGCGACGGTACCCTTTTCGAACGCAGTGACGACGGTGGCATTGTCCTCAACTTCCTCCAGGGCCTGGCGCACCGCCTCGCAGACAAATTGCGTTTGGGTTGTACGGCACTCCGGGGAGAGCTTCCCTTCCGAACGGAAGCTGAGGTAGTGCGTGAGGTTCTCCGCGGGGTTGTCCGTGGCTTTGGGGACGGGAACGGCGAAAAGGAGCGCCGCCGGCAGGGCAGCGATGAGGAGAATAGGTTTCATGGGAACATCCTTGAAATCTCATTGTACTTCAAGAAACCCAACAGGCCGGTCAGTCGCCGACGGGAAGGTAGGCGTACCCCTCGTTCTGCTTTTCGATCAGGCCGACACCGGCGTTCAGGACCGTCGCAATGCCGGGGTAGATATCCTTGGCGTCGATCTTCTTCTTGGTCATTCCCGCCTGGCACATCAGGAAGGTGACGTCATAGGTCTCTGCCAGCGCGGCAATGCGTTTGGCGAGCTCCGGGGCGGCTTTTAGCAGTTCCGGCTCCTTGGCAAAGTCGTACCGGGCCGGCTCTTTGAGAAAGAACTTGTAGGCGTTCCCGTGGATGACGACGGCGACGTCGAGCTCTTTGAGTTGGTTCTCAAAGTAGGTCTTGTGGGCGACGATCCCTTTGAGGATCTTCTGTTCAAAGGTGTGCATGTCGCCGGTGGTCAGGTCGATGACGACTTTGGGGTTCGCTTCGGCAAAGAGCGAGAGCGCGGTCAGCAGGACGAGGAAGAGTTTTTTCATACGGTCTCCTTGGTGGAGTGCATCATATCGGGGGAAAGTAAAAACTATGTAAAAATCGCGATCTAGTGTCCGGTCCCCGTGGCTGCCTGCGGTTTGTGACGGAACGAACGTAGGAGTAGAAGAATGAATCAAACCAGTTCGGCAGGGAGGGGGGCCGAGGTTGCAGGCAGCCCCGGGGACCGGACGGAGGGTTACTCCGTCAGGTCGCCCAGGAGGGTCTCGAAATCGTCCTGGGCTTTCATGAGCTCGGCCGTGGCCGCGGCATCCTGGACGCGCGCGCTGCTCATCCAGTTGTAGACGCCGGGGAAACCGATGACGATCTTGTCTTCGCCTTTTTTCTTGTACATCATCATCGTACAGGGCGCGAAGGCCGAAGCCTGCGGGCGCGTCCTGGCGACGTTGTAGATCACCTTCAGCTTGCAGATGGAGTAGCTGTCATAGAAATCAAACGGGTTGTCTATGCTTTCATCTTCTCCGACGACCATCTCGAAGTCGAGGGTATTGGAGAGCACGAAGCCTTTGGGGCTGAGGCCGCCCTGGATCCCCATAGCGAGCTCCTCTTTGGCATCTTCGTACTCGTCCCCTTCCACTTCGAGGCTGTAGGTTGAAACCAGCGGTCCCGTCGCCGGGAGCGGGTTCTCGTTTTCGATTTCCATGGAGGCCTTCGGCATCGCTTTTTCCAGGGCTTTCATCGCGGCCGTCTCGATGTTTTTCAGGATCGGTTCGACACTGCCAAGGCCGATGATCTTCGCCATCGCCTCGGCGGTCAGGACGGAGACGTGCAGCTGCTTCTCGCCCTTGTGCTGGTAGATCCCGAAGCCCATCGGCACGAAGATACCCGCGTCGGGGTATTTCACGACGAGCTTGCGGGAGAGGTCCGTATGGTAGGCCGTCAGCAGGTAAAAGACGTCGAAGTCGCTCTGCTGGAACTGGATGTTGAACGGTTTGTTCATCTCCGTATTGGCGGCGATGGTGAAGCCGTTGGCTGCAAGTGAACGTTCGATCACCTGCGGCAGGTCGCTCTTGGGATCGTTGTCGACGCTGTAAATGCGCAGGTCACCCTGGGCATGCAGCGCGACAACGGCTGTCAACAGGAAAAAAAGCATCTTTTTCATCATGGTGTTATCCTTTAGGGTTTGATGTAGACCCAGCCCTCTTTGACCCGCTCGATCATCTCGACGATGCCGGCGGTGACGACTTCGACGTCGTCGATCAGCTGGTCTTCGGTAATGTTTTTGGTCCGCATTGTATTGCCGCAGGCGACAAACGTGACGTCGTACAGCATCAGCGTGCGTACCCGCTCCGCAATCTTGGGATTGTCCTTGAGCACGGTACGGATCCCGCCGGAATAGGCGACGATCTCCATCTGGACCTTCTCCGGTCCGTAGAACTTCAGCACGTTGTTGGCGGAGCTGAGCACATGGTTGATCGCCTCGTCACTCCCTTCGGTCACCGAGAAAACGACCTGGCGGGGGTTGTCAAGGGCCGGCTTGGGGTCGGCGAACTCCGTATCGGCACTCAGCCAGGCGGCGAATGCCAGTAAGATGATCAGAAAACGCATGTTACTCCTTTGTGCACGCCGCTTCGGTCAGCGCGGTAAAATCTTCACGGTTCCATGAGCCGGGCACCGTCTTGATGACATGGCCCTGCGGGTTCAGGATGACGAAAGTCGGGGTCATCGGGACCCGGGCTTCGAAAGGGACACTCTGCCGTGAAAGGTTTATTTTCACCGGCACGAAACACCCCTCCACCCAGCGGCTCATCTCCGCGTCGTCAAAGACGGCACGCTCCATGTCGTGGCAGTAGTGGCAGTCGTCGCGGACCAGGGCGGCGAGGATGTTCCTGCCGCGCTGCGCAGCTTCGGCCGTCCCCTCTGCCCAGCTGCGCCACTCGACGGCGTCGGCGAGCAGCGGCAGCAGCAGCCACAGCAGCCTATTCATCGTCCCACTCCAGCATCCGGTAGGCCACCTCGACGTTTTGCGCATGCATCGCGTCATAGAGGGCGACACTGCGGAAAGCGTCGAGGCGGATCGTTTTGGTGGCCTCGGCAATGCCGATGCCGTCGTCGATGGCATCGCGGACACGGTCGCGCAGCTGCGTCAGGTAAACATAGGTCATCTGCAGTGCGTCTTTGCCGGTGCTTTTGCCGTGGCCGCCGATGATATGCTTCAGCGGCATCGCCTGCACCGTCTCCAGCGCGGCGATCCATCCGTGGAGGTCGCCGTCGCGCAGGGAGGGGATACGGTCGTTGAAGACGAGGTCGCCTGCAAAGAGCGTTTCACGCTTCGGCAGATAGACCATGAGATCCTCTGCCGTGTGGGCCTTCCGGGTGAGGCGGATGATTTGGAGCGTTTCACCGTCAACCTCGAGCGTTTCATTGGTATCGATGCTGTGTGAGGGCAGCACGACTTGAGTCCCGGCATAGGCTTCGGGGCTGATGCGTTTCTGCATCCGCGTCGTCTCCTGCGGGTTGACCGCTTTTTGAAAGAGGCCGGGTCCGTAGACGGGGATGCCCGCTGCGGCGAAGTAGCCGTTGCCGAGCCAGTGGTCGTCATGCACGTGGGTGTCGATGACCATGGCGGTCGGCTGGGCTTTGATTGCCTGCATCTTGGCCGCGGCCTCTTTGGCATAGGCATGGGTCGGGCCGCTGTCGATGACGAGCCAGCGGCGGCCGGTATCGACGTAGCAGCTGTTGACCATATTGCCGTTGTTGACGGTGTTCATCACCTCCGGCTTTCCGAAAAAACAGTAGATGCCCTGGGCAACATTGACCGGTTCGAGACGGTACTCGAACGCCACTGCCGATGTGAAGCAAAGCCACAAAAACCAGAGCATTTTCATCTGTCGATCCTTCTTAGAAGAGGTAGTTCAGCTCGAAGCGGTACTCGTTGTAGGAGTCTTTGTCATACCCCGCTTCGCGATCTTTTGCATCGACCAGGCCGATACGGACTTTGGCTTCCAGGCCCGGAACCGCTTTGATCTGTTCAATGATATCGATATGGGCAATATTGCTGTCCGCCTGGACGCCTGCCGCCTGCTTATCCTCGTCGAAGTCCTGCATGGCGTAGCGGACCATTGCGCTCAGGCCCGGAACCAGGCCGGCCTTGTCGAAGTTGTAGTTCACCTGCGCGGCGGTCGTTTTGGTATTGGCGTACCAGTTGTACTGCGCCATCGCACGGGTATAGCCGCCCGTCGGGAAACCGCGCCACGGTGCGACGATGTCCGCTTCGTCGGCGACGGCAGAGTATGCGACCATCACCTTGAGCGGACCGCCTTCGGCGACGAGGCGCGCCATCCAGAGGCTGGAGTCGAGGCTGTCCGGCGTCGCGTAGCCTTTGGTGTCGTCAAAGACGGCCGTGCCGCCCGTCCAGTCGACGAGGGTGCCTTTGAGAGACGCCCCGCCGACTTTCCCGCCGCCGTCGTCCATCTGCTGCATGTAGCGCGCACCCGGCGTGACCGTCCAGCCGCCGACAGGGATGGCATAGTTGATCTCACCGGTCAGGGAGCTGACGACGCCCGGCACGCCGGCGTAGGTCAGGTCGAGCTGCAGGTTCTTGATCGACTTGTTCTGAATGTCGGCGACGATCAGCGAATGGGTGATGTCATCACCCGCCGCGCGGAAGTTGTTGACGCTCAGACCCTTGTGGACTGCGGAGTCGTCGTTGCCGTCCCAGTGCGACTTGATGCTCGTGTTGGAGTCGTCATAGGTGAGGACGTCGTGGAAAGTCTCGTGGTCACGCAGCTTCTGCTGGTAGAACCAGGCACCGCGGATCCGTGTCTGCGGGAGCTCCTTGGTCGTAAAAGAGTACCCTTCGAAGGTGTTCGGGATCATCTTCGTGTCGTTGGACTTGGTCAGGAAGCTCTCGAAGATCTGACGGCCGGCGACGAAGGAGGTCTTGGAGATGTCGTACTGGACATAGGCCTGTGCCAGCGTCGCGAAACCGTAGTTGCCGAGGCGGTTGACGTTGTAGCGGCTGGTCGTGTCTTTCCCGGCCTTCAGGTAGCCGATGTTCGCTTCGGACATACGTTCGCCCGGGAACGGGTTGTCCGTGTAGTAGAGACCGGCCGTGGCGCTCAGGCCGTACAGGGAAGCGGTTTTATAGATCAGGTTACCGCCGAGCCCCAGGGCACGGTTGTCTTTGTTCTTGGTCTGGGCCGTATCGTCGTTCTTCCAGTCCCAGTTGAAGGAGTTGACGCGAAGGCGGCCGTAGACGATCCCTTTTGAGAACATCTCCGTAATGGTGTCCGCTTTGCCCGGAACAACATTGTAGACTTCCATCATATTGCCTTTCAGGGAGCGTTTGACCTTGAATGCTTCACCGTCGTCCGCATACGCGTTGCTTGCCAATGTACAGGCCAGTGCTGCTGCCGCAGCCGCCGAAATGAATTTGATTGATTGAATAGTAGCCATTTTCTCATCCTTTTTTTATGAGTGGCGTGAGATAATGTCCATGGTGAAGAATCACTGTCCATGCGACATTCTCACTGCTTGGCGGCAGGTACCAGCTGCCGCCTTCCTCTGGTTGAAACCCTACACTCCGTGCACGAAAGCCGTGCCGCTTACGAACATCCCCCGCCTTTTGCAGGACAGCCGCAGTCGTAGTCGAGCAGTTTGACGTTGCCTGCATTGCTGACATCGACCGTTTTCTTGCGGCGGATGTAGTCGCGGACGACGTCGTAGACCGGGCGGGTCTTCCCTGTTTGGAGGTTGGAACCCGCATTCTGCAGGTTGCCGCCCCAGGAAGAGACCACGTAGGTCTTCTTCGGGTCGAGCGGCTTGCCGCCGACGCGCAGGTTGCTGATACGCTTGCCGCGCGGGTTGCCGACGGTGATCTCGTAGGTCATCCCGCCCAGGCGGCTCATGTCGCCGCCCTGCTGATAGAGCGGGTTGGCGTTGAAGACGTTGTCGGCGATATCCTCGAGCAGGGCGGCGATACGCTCGCCTCCCAGTTCGAAGGTATAGACGTTGGGGTAGGTGATGCCGCACATTTCGTAGACGTTGTCCATCAAAATGTCGTCGCCCGGCAGGACCGTCGTCCCCCAGCGGTAGCCCGGCGTGAAGGAGATGTCACACTTCATCTCGTCCATGATCGCGTCGTTGATGAGCTGGTCGAAGGTCGAGAAGAAGGTGTCGCGCTTGTAGAGCAGCCCCTTCGTTTTCCCGAGCACTTCGTTGAACTCCTTGTCAAACGGTGCATAGAGCTCCGCGACGAGCTTCTCGCCCGCCGGGTCCGCCGGAATGATGTTGGACGCGACCGGGATGAGCTTGTACTCGTACCCCTTGACCTTGTGGTCACGGATATCGATATCGAGGCGGCCGACGTATTTGCCGTGGCTGCCCGCAATGACGATAACCGTACCGTCAATGACAATCGGCTTCGGCGAGGGGTCATGCGTATGGCCGCTCAGGATGAAGTCGATGCCGTGGACCTTGCGGGCCACCTCCTGGTCGACGCTGAAACCGTCGTGCGACAGGACGACGACACAGTCGACCTTGTGCTCTTCACGCAGCTCGTCGACATACTCCTGAAGGGTGTCAAGCCGCAGTCCGAAGCTCCACCCCTCGGTGAACTCTTTGGGGTTCGCCGTCGAGGTGAACGGGAAGGACTGGCCGATAATGCCGATCTTTGCCCCGCCGCGCTCTTCGATGGTGTACGGTTCGAAGATAAGCTCTTCGTACTCCTCGGCAAAGGGATCGTCCCCGATGATGTTCTGGGAAACGAACTTCGCATCGAGCATCCCGATGAGCTCCTTGACACGCTCTTTGCCGTAGGTGAACTCCCAGTGGCCGACCATGACGTCGACGCCGAGGTAGTTCTGCGCCTTGACGATCGCTTCGCCCTCTGTTTTCAGCGCGACGCCGGTACCCTGCCAGGTGTCGCCGGAGTCCAGCAGCAGGACCCTGTCCTTGCCGCGGCGCTTCTCGACCTCGTCGATGAGGGTCTTCATGTGGGCGATACCGCCCATCTTTCCGAATTTTTTCGCCAGCGTTTCGAAATCCATGTGGGTATCGAAGTAGGCGTCAAGGGAACTCGGCTCCAGCCCGTAGTGCTTGGCGAAGGATTCGCCGCACAGGAACCCGGGCGTTCCGACGAGGTTCGGCGCCGAGATCAGCGTCGAAGGCTCGCGCCAGTAGAGCGGCTTGATGTGCGCATGCAGGTCACAGATGTGCAGCAGGGTCACATTGCCCGTCTCTTTGAAATCGTACAGATCGGCAAGCGTGATGTCCGCGGGGCTTTTCCCCCCGACGGTCGTCGCGTAGCTGTTGGAAACCGTCACCAGTCCCAGTGCTGCCGCGATCTGCAGAAAATCTCTTCTCGAAATATCCATAACTGCTTTCCTTTAGCGTTTCAGACCGGGGATGGCGATCGTTTTGTTCTTCGCCTTGGCCAGATTGGTCACGTAGACCTCCAGCCCCACCATCTCGTCCGAACCGATCGGCAGCACCGCCAGAAGGGCGTTTTCCATACACCCCTGGAAGCGGCGCTGAAGCGTCCGCAGCTGTGACTTGGTCATCCGGTAGGCCGGCCAGGTCGCGCCGGCGGCGTTTTCACCGAGATCCGGCAGGGGCTGTGTGCGCAGGACGGAGCCGATGATGTCGGCCGAGTGGCAGCTGTTGCACGAAAGCCCGCGCCCGCCGCGTGCGGTCATAAAGACCTCCTCGCCGAGTTTGTAGGCTGCGCGCATCTGCGGGTTGGCGTTGACGTCGACACGCACCGGTTCTTCGTTTGCCAGCGATTTGGCGTAGGCCAGCATCGCGAACATCTCTTTACTGCTGAGCTTGAACGGTTTGTGGCCGTTCTTGGCCATCAGCGCCTGCATCACCTGGTCGACGCCGAGGACGGCGTCGAACGGCTTGATGTAGCGCGGGAAGCCCGAGATGTATTCGGGGAGTTTCGCTTCGGAGACGCCCATGAACTTTGCCAGGCCGGCGTCGCCGCCGCAGTACTCTTCGACGAGTTCGCCGCCCCATTGGACGTCCATCTCCGCGGGGTTGTTCTCCAGCAGTTCGGCATAGAGCGCGCGGTCGGCGTCGCTCATGGCGAACTGCTCACCGCCGATGGCCAGCGTGCCGAGAAGCAGGGTGGCTGCAATGATTGATGTAGCTTTCATGGCTCAGCCTTTCGGTTTGAGTTTTTTCGACTGCTCTTGGACTTCGCCGGTGTTGGTCTTGTAGACGACTTTCAGTGTCCCTGCGGCGGGTACTTTGAAGTTGATCGTGAAGACCGGGTTCGTCGAAACGGATTCCCAGACCTGCATCGTCGTGAAGGGGGTGTCGTTGTAGAAGAACTTCACCTCCGTGATGTAATCGGCGGGGACGATCTTGCCGCTCTTCTTGTCTTTGCGCATCCCGGTTTCCATCGGGTGCATGACCATGAAGTTGACCTTGACGATGTCGCCGCTCTTAAACTTTTTCGGTTTGATCTTGATCAGTGATTTTCTTTCTGCCATTGTCTATCCTTTTATGTTGTTGCTCGGGTATTGCGCGGCGATCAGCCGCATCCGCCGATCGTGACTTTGACGCTCTGCTTTGCGCTGAGGAATTCGCCGGTGCTGGTTTCGGCGACAACAAGGACGTCCTGGGAGCTGCCGAGTTTGATCCGTGTCGCGAACATCGCCGCGCCGTTGGCCGGTGTCAGCATGATGTCGGCACAGCGGACGTTGCTGTTTTTCGTCGCGAAGACGTGGATTGCCTTGACGTAGTCGTCGTTGGTCATCGGGGAGTCTACCTCGATAGTAACGGGTACGACGGCGCCGTTTTCCGCGATTTCAGGGGCTTTGAGGTGCACTTTCTTCGAAGGTGTCACGGCCTTGCCGCCGGTGATGGCCTTGAGGGCTGTATCGATATCCATCGTGTTGGGCCCTTTGGGCGCTTCCGCCGCGAGCAGGCTCTGCGGGGTGAGGGTTGCGGTTGCTGCCGTGGCCGCTGCGGCCAGTCCGATACGTTGTAAGAAGCTTCTTCTTTGCATAGGGTTCTCCTTTAGTGTTTGATGGAAACGATATACGAGGTGATATCGCAGATTTCACGTTCGGTAAAGAGACCGGTCGTGAGGTTGATCGTCATATGGGTGTTCGGATTGTCGACGCGCGCATCGGCAATCTTCTGGTAGACGAACGGATTGTCGCGGGTACCCGTTTCAATGAAAAACGCGTGATAGTTTGTCAGGTCCGGCCCGATATTCCCGGCGCCTTTGGCCCCTTCGATATTGTGGCAGGCGACACAGTTGCCGTACTGCTTCGGCGAGCCGTCCGCATTCTTTTTCGTCAGGCCCGCGGGCAGGTCGCCTTTGGCTTTTTCTCCATTGAGGTTATGGAAAATATAGGCGCCCCGTGCGATCGCGTCCTTGTCGTCCGTGATACATCCTGCCGGCATCGTGTAGGCCTTGGCCGGCCCGAACAGATCCTTCTGGATGATCGACGCCGCTTCGGGGCGTTCGATGGCATCGGACAGGTTGGACGCGAACGCCACACCCAGACCGATGGTTGTACTGAGTAGC is a genomic window of Sulfurimonas sp. HSL1-2 containing:
- the acpS gene encoding holo-ACP synthase: MIGIDLVKIERIEGLIARHGERALQRFLSPDEIALVGKPHTAAGFWAAKEACAKALGCGIGSECGFHDIILSKTDRGAPRLALSETVRARFGITDASLSITHDGGFAIAVVALETAR
- a CDS encoding carbonic anhydrase, yielding MQTYAEGNELFQKVYFKEHEAELLRLAKEGQSPKALFIGCSDSRVIPDLMIQSKPGDLFVMRNVGNFVPVYKPDEDFHATATAIEYAVSVLKVSEIIICGHTHCGACQALFEEISDPGLIHTRKWLSLGMKAKENAVAVLGMDGDREALLRLTEQFSILSQIENLLTYPYVNKLVKEEKLFIHGWYYDIETGHISYYDPEQKRFVPLSDLAEQQQIADYEQL
- a CDS encoding DsrE family protein — protein: MKKLFLVLLTALSLFAEANPKVVIDLTTGDMHTFEQKILKGIVAHKTYFENQLKELDVAVVIHGNAYKFFLKEPARYDFAKEPELLKAAPELAKRIAALAETYDVTFLMCQAGMTKKKIDAKDIYPGIATVLNAGVGLIEKQNEGYAYLPVGD
- a CDS encoding DUF302 domain-containing protein yields the protein MMKKMLFFLLTAVVALHAQGDLRIYSVDNDPKSDLPQVIERSLAANGFTIAANTEMNKPFNIQFQQSDFDVFYLLTAYHTDLSRKLVVKYPDAGIFVPMGFGIYQHKGEKQLHVSVLTAEAMAKIIGLGSVEPILKNIETAAMKALEKAMPKASMEIENENPLPATGPLVSTYSLEVEGDEYEDAKEELAMGIQGGLSPKGFVLSNTLDFEMVVGEDESIDNPFDFYDSYSICKLKVIYNVARTRPQASAFAPCTMMMYKKKGEDKIVIGFPGVYNWMSSARVQDAAATAELMKAQDDFETLLGDLTE
- a CDS encoding DsrE family protein codes for the protein MRFLIILLAFAAWLSADTEFADPKPALDNPRQVVFSVTEGSDEAINHVLSSANNVLKFYGPEKVQMEIVAYSGGIRTVLKDNPKIAERVRTLMLYDVTFVACGNTMRTKNITEDQLIDDVEVVTAGIVEMIERVKEGWVYIKP
- a CDS encoding DUF255 domain-containing protein: MNRLLWLLLPLLADAVEWRSWAEGTAEAAQRGRNILAALVRDDCHYCHDMERAVFDDAEMSRWVEGCFVPVKINLSRQSVPFEARVPMTPTFVILNPQGHVIKTVPGSWNREDFTALTEAACTKE
- a CDS encoding MBL fold metallo-hydrolase, with the protein product MKMLWFLWLCFTSAVAFEYRLEPVNVAQGIYCFFGKPEVMNTVNNGNMVNSCYVDTGRRWLVIDSGPTHAYAKEAAAKMQAIKAQPTAMVIDTHVHDDHWLGNGYFAAAGIPVYGPGLFQKAVNPQETTRMQKRISPEAYAGTQVVLPSHSIDTNETLEVDGETLQIIRLTRKAHTAEDLMVYLPKRETLFAGDLVFNDRIPSLRDGDLHGWIAALETVQAMPLKHIIGGHGKSTGKDALQMTYVYLTQLRDRVRDAIDDGIGIAEATKTIRLDAFRSVALYDAMHAQNVEVAYRMLEWDDE
- a CDS encoding OprD family outer membrane porin, with the translated sequence MATIQSIKFISAAAAAALACTLASNAYADDGEAFKVKRSLKGNMMEVYNVVPGKADTITEMFSKGIVYGRLRVNSFNWDWKNDDTAQTKNKDNRALGLGGNLIYKTASLYGLSATAGLYYTDNPFPGERMSEANIGYLKAGKDTTSRYNVNRLGNYGFATLAQAYVQYDISKTSFVAGRQIFESFLTKSNDTKMIPNTFEGYSFTTKELPQTRIRGAWFYQQKLRDHETFHDVLTYDDSNTSIKSHWDGNDDSAVHKGLSVNNFRAAGDDITHSLIVADIQNKSIKNLQLDLTYAGVPGVVSSLTGEINYAIPVGGWTVTPGARYMQQMDDGGGKVGGASLKGTLVDWTGGTAVFDDTKGYATPDSLDSSLWMARLVAEGGPLKVMVAYSAVADEADIVAPWRGFPTGGYTRAMAQYNWYANTKTTAAQVNYNFDKAGLVPGLSAMVRYAMQDFDEDKQAAGVQADSNIAHIDIIEQIKAVPGLEAKVRIGLVDAKDREAGYDKDSYNEYRFELNYLF
- the soxB gene encoding thiosulfohydrolase SoxB, which gives rise to MDISRRDFLQIAAALGLVTVSNSYATTVGGKSPADITLADLYDFKETGNVTLLHICDLHAHIKPLYWREPSTLISAPNLVGTPGFLCGESFAKHYGLEPSSLDAYFDTHMDFETLAKKFGKMGGIAHMKTLIDEVEKRRGKDRVLLLDSGDTWQGTGVALKTEGEAIVKAQNYLGVDVMVGHWEFTYGKERVKELIGMLDAKFVSQNIIGDDPFAEEYEELIFEPYTIEERGGAKIGIIGQSFPFTSTANPKEFTEGWSFGLRLDTLQEYVDELREEHKVDCVVVLSHDGFSVDQEVARKVHGIDFILSGHTHDPSPKPIVIDGTVIVIAGSHGKYVGRLDIDIRDHKVKGYEYKLIPVASNIIPADPAGEKLVAELYAPFDKEFNEVLGKTKGLLYKRDTFFSTFDQLINDAIMDEMKCDISFTPGYRWGTTVLPGDDILMDNVYEMCGITYPNVYTFELGGERIAALLEDIADNVFNANPLYQQGGDMSRLGGMTYEITVGNPRGKRISNLRVGGKPLDPKKTYVVSSWGGNLQNAGSNLQTGKTRPVYDVVRDYIRRKKTVDVSNAGNVKLLDYDCGCPAKGGGCS